The following is a genomic window from Geobacillus subterraneus.
GCTCACCGAGATTCGCGATTTGTTAAAGCAGCAGCGGGAAACGACGTGAAAGCCTGTCTCGGAGGTGGACAGGCTCTCAAAAACGGTAAACGAATCTCTTAACTATGTGAATATGTTACGGTGACTTGAGGGTGGATCGGCCTCCCCTGATTTGGAAGGGGGTGATGCCGATGACAGTATTTGAAGCATTGATGTTTTTTCGCAAGTCGCATGGTTTCAATACTGTCGCACAATCAAAAGAAATAATCCACCCTTAAGTTAACGAGGCGCTTAGGCGGATTATTTCCTTCTGCTCGCGCCGACCCCCTTTATGGGAACCGTCTATTGCGGGGCTGAAGGTGCAGCAACACCTTTGGCTTCACTTGTTATTTTGTCATCTCGAACCGAGAAGACCGCCACTTCCCAGCGTGAGCGTAAGTGGGAGAGCGTTCAATTTACGTCGATTACAACGTAATCCCAGTACGTTTTTCCAAGATAGACGAGTAATGCCCATTTTCCCGATTCACCAAGCCTTATATTTGATGGTATATGTGCGTCTGCACCATTATTCGAACCTCCTGGAACTCCCGTTGTCCAAACGGTTTTTCCGTCTAGTGTTAACGCAGGAGCTATATCGTTGCTGCCTTTTTTCACTGCAACGATTGTCAGTTCTCCTTCTGGAATGGAGTCCCCCCAGAAATGCCACATGTATTTGCTATCTTTGTTTGCTATAAACGGTGCATCAATGAAACCCACTTTGTTTGGTACTCCGCGCATTTTATAATTTCCAGATTGAAAAACCGGGCTTACTTCCCAATTGATATGACTGATTACTTTTTGATCTATTTTAACAGGTATTTTTTCAATATCACTCATCTCTTTTACCGAAGCTGTAGATTCAGCATTTTGGGCTTGTTTTTCATTCTTTTCCCATATACTGCATGCGGATAAAGAAAAAAGGATTACGATGACTAGCAAATGTTTCACATTTTCACCACCTTTCACTAATTTAATGATATCATATTTTTAGCGATTCCTCCCCGACTTTCGCTATCGCTTAGAAGTCGGGTTCTCCTCGCTTATTCCCAAGATGAAAGGAACATAACCCCCCAGGCGCCAACCCGTTGTCAAAGCAGCCAGTACGCAAGCGGAGCGGTGAGGACGAGCGTCAAGACGGTGCGTTCGAACCAGATGACCAGCAGCCTCGGCAAGCTGAGCGGAATTTCTGTAGATAAAATGCATGGAATGACAGCGGAAAAGAATAGGATCGCTGATACGGATACAACCGCAATAATGAATTTTGTGACAAGCGGTGCTTCGGTGACAAGCAAGGCTGGCAAAAACATTTCTGCGATTTCGATGGCCGAAGCTTTCGCGGCCAACAGCGGTTCAGGGATTTGCAACAGAAGGGTGAATGGATAGAACAGGTAACCCAACCAGTCAAACACCGGCGTATATTCAGCGAGCAGCAGCCCGATCAGCCCGACCGACATAATGGAAGGCAAAATGCCCATCGTCATGATAAAACCATCGCGCAAGTTTTCCCATATGTTCGTCCCAATCCCTTTTGACTGCGCTACCGCTTTCATCGCCTCAGACCAAGCTTGTTTCATATAGTTCCCCGTCACTCTTTGCTCGGGCTCCCCCTTGCCGTCGTAGTATTCGTCGCTCATGCGGCTTAGCGGCCACATCCGAGCGGTGAACGCTGTAACGGCAAACGTGACGAGAAAGGTCACCCAAAAATACGTATTCCATATTGACATTAACCCTAACGTTTTCGCGACAACCACCATAAATGTGACGGATACGGTGGAGAAGCCGGTAGCGATGATTGCCGCCTCTTTCACCGTATATTTGCCCTCTTTGAACACTTTGTTCGTGATCAAAAGACCGATGGAGTAGCTGCCGACAAAGGAGGCAACGGCATCGATGGCCGAGCGGCCCGGCGTTTTCCAAATCGGCCGCATGATCGGCTGCATCCACACACCGACGAATTCAAGCAGCCCGTAGCCAACAAGAAGAGCGAGAAAAACCGAGCCAATCGGCACAAGCAAGCCGACGGAAACGACGAGCTTATCGTACAAAAACGGCCCCATATCCGGCTGAAACAGCCATGCCGGACCAATCCGAAACACAAGCATAACGGCCACGATCAATCCAAGTACTTTGAGAATGGAAAAAACAGCGGTGACCGCGTCTTTGTTCCACGTCTTACTATAGAACGGATAAACCGCTCCAAGGGCAATAACGATAAGCGCATAATACGGGACGAGTCCCGGAAACTGCGCGCGAATCCATGTCACAATATGATCGAGCAAAATTGACGATGTGCCGCCGATCGAAACCGGGACGAAAAATACGAAAATGCCGATGGCGCTAAAGACGAAAAACTTCCATGCCCCGCTTGCCGGCGTTGGTGTCGGCGTGGATGGCGCCATGTTCGGATTCGCTTTCATTTCTCTCCACCCCCATTGTTCTTCGTTACGCAAGACTGGTACAACCGGAAGCATCCCGCTTCCGGTCGCCAACCGCTTCAACGGAAGACCATTCCCCTTCAAGCGCGCACCTTTCCTCCCGCCACCACCACCTTCCCATCCTTGATCACCGTCTCCGCATGGTTGACGCCGTAATAGTACATGATTTGTACGTAGTTCGGGACGTTGAAAACGACCAAATCCGCTTTCTTGCCTGGTTCAAGGCTGCCGATCACATGGGCGCGGCCGATGGCGTGGGCGGCGTTGATTGTGGCGGCGGCAAGCGCCTCGGCCGGGGTCATGCGCATATGCAAGCAGGCAAGGCTCATGACCAGCGGGAGCGAGACGGTCGGCGATGAGCCAGGGTTGCAGTCGGTCGCTAAGGCGACTGGGACGCCGGCGTCGAGCAAGCGGCGGGCGTTGGCGGCGTTGGTTAGTAAGAAAAACGCTGTGCCTGGCAGGAGGACGCCGATCACGCCGCGCTCCGCCATGCGGCGGAGGCCGTCATCAGAGGCACGAAGCAAGTGGTCGGCCGATATCGCCCCCACCTCAGCAGCCAGTTCGGCGCCGCCGTACGGTTCGATTTCATCGGCGTGGATTTTCGGCGTCAAGCCGTGCGCTTTGCCCGCTTCGAGGATGCGGCGCGCCTCATCAGGGGTGAACACGCCGCGCTCGCAAAAGACGTCGTTGAACTCAGCCAACCCCTGACGGCTGACTTCAGGAATCATTTCTTCGATGATCAAACGGATATATTCCTCCCGGTCGTGCTTCCACTCCGGCGGAACGGCGTGGGCGCCAAGAAAGGTGGAAACGACATCAACCGGGTGGGTATCATCGAGCCGCTTGACGACGTTAAGCTGCTTCATTTCATGCTCAAGGCTTAACCCGTAGCCGCTTTTCGCCTCAACGGTCGTGACGCCGTGAAGCAAAAACTGATCGAGCCGCCGCTTGCTTTCTTCATACAGCGTCTCTTCCGACGCCTCACGGGTTGCCTTTGTCGTCGCGTGAATGCCGCCGCCGGCGTTCATGATCTCCATATACGTCGCCCCGCCGAGGCGCATCGTCCATTCGTGTTCACGGCTGCCGGCGTAAACGAGATGGGTGTGCGGGTCGACAAGGCCGGGGGTGATCGTTTTGCCGCGGGCGTCGATCACCTCTGCTTCGGCAAGCCGGTCGGCAAATCGGTGAGCCAGTTCGTCGTCGGGACCAACGGCGGTGATCGTGCCGTTTTCAATCCAGACGCTGCCGTTTTCCATGATGGAAAGGTCGCTCATGTTCTTTCCCACAAGCGGGGCCGCGGAGCTTCCCGCCAGCGTGACGAGCTGGCGGGCGCGGCGGACAAAGAGCGGTCGCATAGGCGGTTCTCCTTTCTATTTGAGCATCGGCATATCGATGCCTTTTTCTTTCGCCGTCCGAATGGCGAGCTCATACCCGGCGTCGGCGTGGCGGACAACACCAAGACCAGGGTCGGTCGTCAACACGCGTTCCAGCCGTTTTTCCGCCTCTTTCGTCCCGTCGGCGACAATGACCATGCCGGCGTGAATGGAGTAGCCCATGCCGACGCCGCCGCCGTGGTGAACCGACACCCAGCTTGCGCCGCCGACTGCATTCAACAGCGCGTTTAAAATCGGCCAGTCAGCGATGGCATCGCTTCCGTCTTTCATCGCTTCCGTCTCCCGGTTCGGCGAGGCGACCGAACCCGAGTCCAAATGGTCGCGACCGATGACGATCGGCGCCTTCAATTCACCGCGGGCGACCATGTCGTTGATGAGTTTCCCAAACTTCGCCCGCTCGCCGTAGCCAAGCCAGCAAATGCGCGCCGGCAGCCCTTGGAATTGGATTTGTTTTTGCGCCATGCGAATCCAATGGCAAAGGCGTTCGTTCTCGCTGAACTCGCGCAAAATGACTTCATCGGTTTTGTAAATGTCTTCCGGATCGCCGGAGAGCGTCACCCAGCGGAACGGGCCTTTTCCTGCACAAAAGAGCGGGCGGATGTACGCCGGCACAAAACCCGGGAAGGAGAAGGCATCTTCGACTCCTTCGTCTTTCGCTACTTGGCGGATGTTGTTGCCGTAATCAAACGTCACCGCTCCACGATTTTGCATCGCCAGCATCGCCCGTACGTGCTCAGCGATCGATTGTTTGGCGCGGGCAACGTATTGCTTCGGATCGCGCATTCGCAGCTCGGCCGCCTCCTCAAGCGTCAACCCCGCGGGGATGTAGCCGTTTAACGGATC
Proteins encoded in this region:
- the hutI gene encoding imidazolonepropionase, with the protein product MRPLFVRRARQLVTLAGSSAAPLVGKNMSDLSIMENGSVWIENGTITAVGPDDELAHRFADRLAEAEVIDARGKTITPGLVDPHTHLVYAGSREHEWTMRLGGATYMEIMNAGGGIHATTKATREASEETLYEESKRRLDQFLLHGVTTVEAKSGYGLSLEHEMKQLNVVKRLDDTHPVDVVSTFLGAHAVPPEWKHDREEYIRLIIEEMIPEVSRQGLAEFNDVFCERGVFTPDEARRILEAGKAHGLTPKIHADEIEPYGGAELAAEVGAISADHLLRASDDGLRRMAERGVIGVLLPGTAFFLLTNAANARRLLDAGVPVALATDCNPGSSPTVSLPLVMSLACLHMRMTPAEALAAATINAAHAIGRAHVIGSLEPGKKADLVVFNVPNYVQIMYYYGVNHAETVIKDGKVVVAGGKVRA
- the hutU gene encoding urocanate hydratase codes for the protein MTVTDKRTVQALSGTTRRAKGWIQEAALRMLHNNLHPDVAERPDELIVYGGIGKAARNWECYEAIVDTLLRLENDETLLIQSGKPVAVFRTHPDAPRVLMANSNLVPAWATWDHFHELDKKGLIMYGQMTAGSWIYIGSQGIVQGTYETFAEVARQHFGGTLAGTITVTAGLGGMGGAQPLAVTMNGGVCLAVEVDPARIQRRLDTKYLDTMTDSLDAALAMAKRAKEEKKALSIGLVGNAAEVLPRLVDMGFVPDVLTDQTSAHDPLNGYIPAGLTLEEAAELRMRDPKQYVARAKQSIAEHVRAMLAMQNRGAVTFDYGNNIRQVAKDEGVEDAFSFPGFVPAYIRPLFCAGKGPFRWVTLSGDPEDIYKTDEVILREFSENERLCHWIRMAQKQIQFQGLPARICWLGYGERAKFGKLINDMVARGELKAPIVIGRDHLDSGSVASPNRETEAMKDGSDAIADWPILNALLNAVGGASWVSVHHGGGVGMGYSIHAGMVIVADGTKEAEKRLERVLTTDPGLGVVRHADAGYELAIRTAKEKGIDMPMLK
- a CDS encoding DUF4871 domain-containing protein; translated protein: MKHLLVIVILFSLSACSIWEKNEKQAQNAESTASVKEMSDIEKIPVKIDQKVISHINWEVSPVFQSGNYKMRGVPNKVGFIDAPFIANKDSKYMWHFWGDSIPEGELTIVAVKKGSNDIAPALTLDGKTVWTTGVPGGSNNGADAHIPSNIRLGESGKWALLVYLGKTYWDYVVIDVN
- a CDS encoding YjiH family protein, which gives rise to MKANPNMAPSTPTPTPASGAWKFFVFSAIGIFVFFVPVSIGGTSSILLDHIVTWIRAQFPGLVPYYALIVIALGAVYPFYSKTWNKDAVTAVFSILKVLGLIVAVMLVFRIGPAWLFQPDMGPFLYDKLVVSVGLLVPIGSVFLALLVGYGLLEFVGVWMQPIMRPIWKTPGRSAIDAVASFVGSYSIGLLITNKVFKEGKYTVKEAAIIATGFSTVSVTFMVVVAKTLGLMSIWNTYFWVTFLVTFAVTAFTARMWPLSRMSDEYYDGKGEPEQRVTGNYMKQAWSEAMKAVAQSKGIGTNIWENLRDGFIMTMGILPSIMSVGLIGLLLAEYTPVFDWLGYLFYPFTLLLQIPEPLLAAKASAIEIAEMFLPALLVTEAPLVTKFIIAVVSVSAILFFSAVIPCILSTEIPLSLPRLLVIWFERTVLTLVLTAPLAYWLL